The proteins below come from a single Cannabis sativa cultivar Pink pepper isolate KNU-18-1 chromosome 3, ASM2916894v1, whole genome shotgun sequence genomic window:
- the LOC115702270 gene encoding 1,4-alpha-glucan-branching enzyme 2-2, chloroplastic/amyloplastic has translation MVYTISGIRLPAIPSAYTPLSHSSFSGDRRSTSLSLLLKKNSVSRKIFAKKSSYDSDSSSFMVSASASDKVLVPGTQSGEPSSSTDQLDTPGTSTEEPQVLNVDDITMEHDADINNGTDDKALIEEAAGPLKVKSIAPPGPGQKIYEIDPMLNGYRQHLEYRYGQYKKLREDIDKYEGGLEVFSRGFEKFGFQRSATGITYREWAPGAKSASLIGDFNNWNPNADVMMRNEFGVWEIFLPNNADGSPAIPHGSRVKIRMDTPSGIKDSIPAWIRFSVQAPGEIPYNGIYYDPPEKEKYVFQHSQPKRPKSLRIYEAHVGMSSTEPMINTYANFRDDVLPRIKKLGYNAVQLMAIQEHSYYASFGYHVTNFFAPSSRCGTPDELKSLIDKAHELGLLVLMDIVHSHSSNNTLDGLNMFDGTDSQYFHSGSRGYHWMWDSRLFNYGSWEVLRFLLSNARWWLEEFKFDGFRFDGVTSMMYTHHGLEVAFTGNYNEYFGFATDVDAVVYLMLVNDMIHGLFPEAVTIGEDVSGMPTFCIPVQDGGVGFDYRLHMAIADKWIELLKMQEEYWKMGDIIHTLTNRRWSEKCVSYAESHDQALVGDKTIAFWLMDKDMYDFMALDRPATPLIDRGIALHKMIRLITMGLGGEGYLNFMGNEFGHPEWIDFPRADQHLPDGSIVPGNGFSYDKCRRRFDLGDADYLRYRGMQEFDRAMQHLEDAYGFMTSEHQYISRKDETDRVIVFERGNLVFVFNFHWSNSYSDYRVGCSRPGKYKIVLDSDDSLFGGFNRLNHEAEYFSSEGWYDDRPRSFLVYTPSRTAVVYALVSDENGALVSETKGENIKPLLSETIIEDNEPLVESI, from the exons ATGGTTTACACAATCTCAGGGATACGCCTCCCTGCAATTCCATCGGCGTATACTCCTTTATCGCATTCGAGCTTCAGTGGCGATCGTAGAAGTACCAGTCTCTCATTACTCTTGAAGAAGAACTCGGTTTCTC gTAAGATTTTTGCTAAGAAGTCTTCATACGATTCCGATTCTTCATCTTTTATGGTCTCTGCATCTGCATCTGATAAAGTTCTAGTTCCTGGCACTCAGAGTGGGGAACCTTCATCTTCAACAGATCAACTTGATACACCTGGCACATCCACAGAAGAGCCTCAG GTTCTTAATGTAGATGATATAACAATGGAACATGATGCGGACATTAACAATGGAACTGATGATAAAGCTCTTATCGAGGAAGCAGCTGGTCCTCTCAAAGTAAAGTCCATTGCACCACCGGGCCCGGggcaaaaaatatatgaaatagaTCCAATGTTAAATGGTTACCGGCAACACCTTGAATATCG TTATGGGCAATACAAAAAACTACGTGAGGACATTGACAAGTACGAAGGAGGTTTGGAGGTGTTTTCTCGTGGATTtgaaaagtttggttttcaacgCAG TGCAACAGGTATAACATATCGGGAGTGGGCACCAGGAGCTAAG TCAGCATCTCTGATTGGAGACTTCAACAATTGGAATCCAAATGCGGATGTTATGATGCGG AATGAATTTGGTGTCTGGGAAATCTTTTTGCCAAACAATGCAGATGGTTCACCTGCAATTCCTCATGGTTCTCGAGTAAAG ATCCGCATGGATACTCCTTCTGGAATCAAAGATTCAATTCCTGCTTGGATCAGGTTTTCAGTACAGGCTCCAGGTGAAATTCCTTATAATGGCATATACTATGATCCACCAGAGAAG GAAAAGTATGTCTTCCAGCATTCTCAGCCAAAGAGACCAAAATCACTTCGTATTTACGAGGCACATGTTGGAATGAGTAGTACG GAGCCAATGATTAATACATATGCAAACTTTAGAGATGATGTGCTGCCCCGCATTAAAAAACTTGGATACAATGCTGTTCAGCTCATGGCTATTCAAGAGCACTCTTATTATGCCAGCTTTGG GTACCATGTTACAAATTTTTTTGCACCTAGCAGTCGCTGTGGAACCCCAGATGAATTGAAGTCGCTAATTGATAAAGCCCATGAGTTAGGCCTGCTTGTTCTTATGGATATTGTTCACAG CCATTCATCAAATAATACTTTAGATGGACTGAACATGTTCGATGGGACTGATAGCCAGTACTTCCACTCTGGGTCACGTGGATATCACTGGATGTGGGATTCTCGTCTTTTCAATTATGGAAGTTGGGAG GTATTGAGATTTCTTCTCTCAAATGCAAGATGGTGGCTCGAAGAGTTCAAGTTTGATGGTTTCAGATTTGATGGTGTGACTTCAATGATGTATACTCACCATGGGTTGGAG GTAGCATTTACAGGAAATTACAATGAATATTTTGGATTCGCAACAGATGTAGATGCTGTGGTTTATCTGATGCTGGTCAATGACATGATTCATGGGCTCTTCCCTGAAGCAGTGACCATTGGTGAAGAT GTCAGCGGAATGCCAACTTTCTGTATTCCTGTTCAAGATGGTGGTGTTGGATTTGATTATCGCCTTCATATGGCCATTGCCGATAAATGGATTGAACTCCTCAA GATGCAAGAAGAATACTGGAAAATGGGTGATATTATTCACACACTCACAAACAGGAGGTGGTCAGAGAAGTGTGTTTCTTATGCTGAAAGCCACGACCAAGCTCTTGTTGGTGACAAAACAATTGCATTCTGGTTGATGGACAAG GATATGTATGACTTTATGGCTTTAGACCGACCGGCAACCCCTCTTATAGATCGTGGAATAGCATTACACAAAATGATTAGGCTTATTACTATGGGATTGGGTGGAGAAGGATACCTAAATTTCATGGGGAATGAATTTGGACATCCTG AGTGGATAGATTTTCCAAGGGCTGATCAGCATCTCCCTGATGGCTCAATAGTTCCTGGAAACGGTTTTAGCTATGACAAATGTCGGCGTAGGTTTGATCTT GGTGATGCAGATTATTTGAGATATCGAGGAATGCAAGAATTTGATCGGGCAATGCAGCATCTTGAAGATGCCTATGGC TTCATGACTTCTGAGCATCAATACATATCCCGGAAAGATGAAACAGATAGGGTTATTGTCTTTGAAAGGGGAAACCTTGTTTTCGTCTTCAACTTTCATTGGTCTAATAGCTATTCTGATTACCGGGTAGGCTGCTCAAGGCCAGGAAAGTACAAG ATTGTATTGGATTCAGACGACTCATTATTTGGAGGGTTTAATAGGCTTAATCACGAAGCCGAATACTTCTCCTCT GAAGGGTGGTACGATGATAGGCCTCGTTCTTTCCTAGTGTATACTCCTAGTAGGACAGCAGTAGTTTATGCTTTGGTTAGCGACGAAAACGGAGCACTGGTATCCGAAACAAAAGGCGAAAACATCAAACCACTGCTGTCTGAAACGATAATTGAAGACAATGAACCACTTGTGGAATCCATTTGA
- the LOC115702269 gene encoding growth-regulating factor 3 — MDFHLKQWRNQQHESEHHQQHSAKIPKLVIETHHMKQDLSSTCSEPLPLFVPEPPNITKMITTGTLSTDSTTSPTTRIPRGGMGSYFSLAQWQELELQALIFRYMLAGATVPSELLQHIKKSFNLLHTTPYFLHHSLQPYPHFQPSPTLLQSGYWGKASMDPEPGRCRRTDGKKWRCSRDVVVGQKYCERHMHRGRNRSRKPVEIPTPTTTTTGGGRLAGDGVGRGTLASNNGPSPLSTSSNAAHFSLSMPTSSIDLLHLNNRSNASDVKNENKDLFKPHNEVSGDGKSDGHILRHFFDDWPRSLQESGNVEINNNNTNNNNNNNNRMRSSPMSSASSLSISITGNNSSSTSDISLKLSTGGNGEEMGHPEAHSDRQQQSQLGWASSGWASNPMASMGGPLAEALRSSNSNSSSPTSVLHQLPPRSSASDTCIVST; from the exons atgGACTTCCATCTGAAGCAATGGAGAAATCAGCAACATGAGTCAGAACATCACCAACAACATTCTGCAAAGATACCAAAACTTGTTATCGAAACCCATCACATGAAACAAGACCTCTCTTCTACTTGTTCTGAACCTCTTCCTCTGTTTGTACCTGAGCCACCAAACATCACTAAAATGATCACAACTGGTACTCTGTCTACTGATTCAACTACTTCTCCCACTACTAGAATCCCAA GAGGAGGAATGGGTAGTTACTTTAGTTTGGCCCAATGGCAAGAACTAGAGTTACAAGCTTTGATATTTAGGTACATGTTAGCTGGTGCTACTGTTCCTTCTGAGCTTCTTCAACATATTAAGAAAAGCTTTAATCTTCTTCATACGACACCGTATTTCTTGCATCATTCTCTTCAACCTTATCCCCATTTTCAACCTTCCCCTACTT TGTTACAGTCGGGTTATTGGGGAAAAGCATCCATGGATCCGGAACCTGGTCGGTGCCGGAGAACCGACGGGAAGAAATGGCGGTGTTCAAGAGATGTGGTGGTTGGTCAAAAGTACTGTGAGCGCCACATGCACCGTGGAAGAAATCGTTCAAGAAAGCCTGTGGAAATCCCCAcacccaccaccaccaccaccggcGGCGGAAGACTCGCCGGGGACGGCGTCGGTAGAGGGACTCTTGCTTCTAACAATGGTCCATCTCCTTTGTCAACGTCATCTAATGCAGCCCATTTCTCACTTTCAATGCCAACATCCTCCATAGATCTCCTCCATCTCAACAACCGGAG taacGCTTCAGatgttaaaaatgaaaataaggaCTTGTTTAAACCCCATAATGAGGTCTCCGGCGACGGCAAATCGGACGGTCACATACTCCGGCACTTCTTTGATGACTGGCCGAGATCACTTCAAGAATCAGGAAAtgtagaaattaataataataatactaataataataacaataacaataataggATGAGGTCGAGTCCAATGAGCTCAGCTTCAAGCTTATCAATTTCCATAACGGGAAACAACTCAtcatcaacttctgatatttcGTTGAAGTTGTCAACTGGTGGAAACGGAGAGGAAATGGGCCACCCAGAAGCCCATTCTGATCGTCAGCAGCAGTCTCAGTTGGGCTGGGCCTCCAGTGGATGGGCTTCAAACCCAATGGCCTCAATGGGTGGGCCGCTGGCTGAGGCCCTGCGATCCTCCAACTCCAATTCATCATCTCCTACTAGTGTTCTCCATCAGTTGCCTCCTCGTTCTTCTGCCTCTGACACTTGCATTGTCAGcacttaa
- the LOC133035619 gene encoding uncharacterized protein LOC133035619 has product MEAILATLAGAHSPDASLPPTSSQMVTPTKASSSAPPNTIDLVDEEEVLPEEAKEGQEEQWALPGEVEESEEEKEVALIRKRKGKMVVEEIPKRPRRMDTPSPSRDSGIPPEVEEFTVPPNIVLTPVPGDEARHELRIAKYNYAMDEYSRGHAEVEALRRILREEMQNSLNDQNYQNPWDLNRDPLTDWFNRFLGPTLAPFAAKMTGEYVSQLTRCAPKRFAACASLNSVF; this is encoded by the coding sequence ATGGAGGCGATCTTGGCCACCCTTGCTGGAGCCCACAGTCCTGATGCTTCTCTTCCTCCAACTTCTTCCCAGATGGTCACCCCCACGAAggcttcttccagtgcccctccaaacactattgacttagtggatgaggaggaggtacttcctgaggaagctaaagaaggtcaagaagagcaatgggctcttcctggggaagttgaagaaagtgaagaagagaaagaggtTGCTCTGATCCGCAAGCGCAAAGGCAAGATGGTGGTTGAGGAAATACCTAAACGGCCGCGGAGAATGGACACTCCGTCCCCGAGCCGTGATTCCGGGATCCCTCCCGAGGTGGAGGAGTTTACAGTGCCTCCtaacattgtgctgactccggttcccgGAGATGAGGCTAGGCACGAGCTTCGGATAGCCAAGTACAATTATGCCATGgatgaatactcccgggggcatgctgaggtggaggccttgAGGAGGATTTTGCGAGAGGAGATGCAAAATTCCCTTAACGATCAGAACTACCAGAACCCGTGGGATCTAAACCGGGACCCCCTGACGGACTGGTTCAATCGTTTCCTCGGtcctaccttggctccttttgctgCGAAGATGACCGGCGAGTACGTCTCCCAGCTAacccggtgcgcgcctaagcgattcgctgcttgtgcatccttgaactccgtcTTTTAA